Proteins encoded in a region of the Mucilaginibacter sabulilitoris genome:
- a CDS encoding glycosyltransferase WbsX family protein, with amino-acid sequence MTNIIAAYPQSAKQQYDIAAYVWPAYQPDARFKDIGVFKDGKGEWEAIYNAKPKFPGHNQPHVPLWGYTNEADPKVVAKKIDAAVSHGVNVFIYDWYWYDGKPFLEDGLNKGFLSAANKNKMKFYLMWANHDHSSYLDYTAADKNKIYWHGAIDRATFNNMIAHVIKDYFSQPNYYKINGEPVFSIYELSTFIKGMGSITAAKAALDYFTKKTKEAGFPGLHLQGILWSAIPSNLSAVPGDTSSTQNNTVTELGFKSLTNYQWCHYIPLDRYDKWGVKAIEGWHKFSKEFTVPFFPHVSISWDPNPRFTGPLQGMVTDANPADFKRFLLQAKNYADSHPEQPKLITINAWNEWAEGSYLEPDKQHGYEYLEAVKQVFGKN; translated from the coding sequence ATGACAAATATAATAGCGGCATATCCGCAGTCTGCAAAGCAGCAATATGACATTGCCGCTTATGTATGGCCCGCTTATCAGCCCGATGCACGATTTAAGGACATTGGTGTGTTTAAAGATGGTAAAGGTGAGTGGGAAGCTATTTATAATGCTAAACCTAAATTCCCCGGGCATAACCAGCCGCACGTTCCATTATGGGGTTATACCAATGAGGCTGATCCTAAAGTGGTGGCAAAAAAGATTGATGCTGCCGTATCACATGGTGTAAATGTATTTATATATGATTGGTATTGGTATGATGGAAAACCTTTTTTGGAGGACGGATTGAATAAAGGTTTTTTAAGTGCGGCAAACAAAAATAAAATGAAATTTTATTTGATGTGGGCCAATCACGATCACAGCAGCTACCTTGATTATACCGCTGCCGACAAAAATAAAATATACTGGCACGGGGCCATAGACAGGGCCACATTTAATAATATGATTGCTCATGTAATTAAAGATTATTTTAGCCAGCCTAACTATTACAAAATAAATGGCGAGCCGGTATTCAGTATTTATGAACTATCCACATTTATTAAAGGCATGGGCAGTATCACTGCAGCCAAAGCAGCGCTTGATTATTTTACCAAAAAAACAAAAGAAGCGGGCTTCCCTGGCTTACACCTGCAAGGCATTTTATGGTCGGCTATACCCAGTAACCTGTCTGCAGTGCCTGGTGATACCAGCAGTACCCAAAATAATACGGTTACCGAGCTGGGTTTCAAAAGTCTTACCAATTACCAGTGGTGCCATTATATCCCTTTAGACAGGTATGACAAATGGGGCGTTAAAGCAATTGAAGGGTGGCATAAATTCAGCAAAGAGTTTACCGTACCGTTTTTCCCGCATGTATCTATCAGCTGGGATCCTAATCCACGCTTCACCGGACCGTTACAGGGTATGGTTACGGATGCCAACCCAGCCGACTTTAAACGTTTTTTATTGCAGGCCAAAAATTATGCAGATAGTCACCCAGAACAACCTAAGCTGATAACCATTAATGCCTGGAACGAATGGGCCGAAGGCAGTTACCTGGAACCAGACAAACAACATGGCTACGAATATCTTGAGGCAGTAAAACAAGTGTTTGGCAAAAATTAA